The Phaenicophaeus curvirostris isolate KB17595 chromosome Z, BPBGC_Pcur_1.0, whole genome shotgun sequence genome includes the window GCCGCCATCTCGCACGGGCGGGTGTTCCGGCGGCTCGGGCTCGGCCCGCGCTCTCGCCTCGACCTGCTGCGCAACCTGGTGACGGCGCTGGTGCGGCACGAGCGCATCGAGGCGCCCTGGGCCCGCGCCGACGAGATGCGGGGCTACGCGGAGCGGGTGAGCGGCCCGGCCTCCTCCCCACTTCAGCGGGGCTGCCGGGGCGGGGTGCTAGTCggggtgagggggctggagaacgaggcTTAAGAGGAGccgctgagggagctggcgttgtttagcctggagaagaggaggctgaggggagaccttattgctctctacaactacctgaaaggaggttgcgaaGGGGAcggagctgacctcttctcccaggtgacaggggacaggacaaggggaaatggcctcaagctgccccaGAGGAGGTATCAGAAAGAAGTTTTCCCCGAAGGGGTTATTGGGCCAGTGCCCAatagtggttgagtcactatcactggaggtgtttcatagagtcatagaatcaccaggttggaaaagacctctttgatcttcaagtccaaccattcccatcaatcactaaaccatgcccctcagcacctcgttcacctgtcctttaaacacctccaggctgtgactcaaccacctccctgggcagcctgttccagtgcccaatgaccctttccgtgaaaaattttttcctcctgtccagcctgaacctcccctggcaaagcTTAAGGCAattccttctcgtcctgtctcctgtcaactgggaggccagctccctgctctccacaacctcctttcaggtagttgcagagagcaatgaggtctcccctcagcctcctcttctccaggctaaacacccccagctctctcagccgttcctcataaggcctgttctccagccccctcatcagcttcgttgctcttctctggactcgctctagagcctcaacatccttcttgtggtgaggggcccagaactaaatacaggattcgaggaacggtctcaccagtgccgagtacagagggagaataacctccctggatctgctggtcacgctgtttctgatacaagccaagatgccattggccgcctgggccacctgggccactgctggctcatgttcagtcgctgtcaaccaacacccccaggtccttctcctccaggcagctttctagacagacttctcctagtctgtagctgcacagggttgttggccttgttaaacctcatgccgttgagACAGACGGGTATAACAGCTGGGTAGaccaggtgctcagggacatggtttagtggcagattggaatggttggactcaatgatccacgaggtcttttccaacctggcgattctatgattctgtgaatcccCAAGGCTCAGCTGGTTCTGTTCAGCATCTGGGTGAGAGGCCTGAGAGTTCTTTCAGTGACACCGAACTGGACAGGAGCGTCGATCTGCTCAAGGGCAGAAAGGCtgttcagagggacctggacagggtGGATAGTTGGGTTGAGACCAGCAGGAGGAAGTTTagcaaggggctggagaaaaagtcttagaaGGAGCAGATGAGGGACCTAGGgctgtttagactggagaaaaagaggctgtggggagaccttatcattctCTAAAAGGAGGGtgcagagaggtggatgttggtttcttctcccaggtaataggtgataggacaagagggaatggccttaaactgtcaggggaagtttacaTTGAACGTCAGGAAAGaattcttcatagaaagggttatcaagcactggaacagctgcccagggaggtagttgagccacaatccctggaggtgtttaaaagatggggtCCTTAGGGATATAATTTTGTAGTGGACCGGTGTGGTTGGAGTTGACCTTAAATGCCTTTTCCGGCCTAgcgattctataattctaaggCCAAGTGCtgtgtcctgcacttgggatgAAACAACTCCATGCAGCGCtataggcttggggaagagtggctggaaaccTGCCTAGTGGAGAAGGGCCTCAAGAtgctggttgacagtgactgaacatgagccagcagtggcccaggtggccaagaaggccaatggcatcttggcttgtatcagaaacggcgtggccagcagatccagggaggttgttctccccctgtactcagcactggtgaggcctcacgttgaatcctgtgtttagttctgggcctctcactatGAGAAATACAGTGAGgagctggagtgcatccagaggaggacatgctggtgaagggactggagcataGGAGTCATGGGTGGCTGAcaaaactggggttgtttagcctggaggaggctgagaggataCCTTCTCTCTACAATTCCTTGAAAGGAGAGGTtgcagcaaggtgggtgctggtctcttctcccaagtaataagttgtaggacaagaggaaatggcctcagttTATGCCAGGGGTGggtcagattggatattaggaaaaatttcttcactgaaaaggtcctcaggcactagaacaggctgcccagggaggtggtttagtcaccgtccctggaggtatttacaGGACAGGTAGaagaggtgctcagagatatggtttagtagtggacagatacaaCTGGAGTCAGtgatcctaaaggtcttttccaaccaaacaattctatgattccccacAGCTCATCGATTACGCCAAGCTGGGTGACACCAATGAGCGCGCCATGCAGATGGCGAATTTCTGGCTGACCGTGAGTACAcccttcacccccaaatcccttgctgcccccctgcagccccagtgctGGAACTGAATGTGCTGCCCCACAGGAGAAGGATCTCATCCACAAGCTGTTCAAGGTGCTGGCACCCCGGTTCCAGCCCCACCCTGGCAGCTACACCCGCCTGCTGCAGATCCCCAACCGGGACAACCTTGACCGGGCCAAGATGGCAGTCATCGAGCTCAAGGGGAATCCCTTACCACCACTTATCCGCCCACGCCGTGACACTGAGAAAACGCTGCTGAACCAGCTCCTGAAGGGCTACCGGGAGGACATGCAGCGGGCGGCAGCTGCACACAGCCCAGAGGGCACCCCTTTGTAGGCATCCCCTCTGCCCTGCACGAGACGGGGTGTGGTGGAAGCTGCCTGTGCACCAGCCAGCTCATTGCTGTCAAGGAGCACAGGAATAGATGTCCCAGGAGATCTGAAGGCTGATTACAAGCCTTGAGTTACCACGATGCGGGTACAAGCTCAAGGTTTACTTGCTTCTTCCTATGGTTTGAATAGAGGCTCAGCCAGAGAAGGAAATCAAGCTGGGAGCCATAATGGTTGATGCTCTGTGTAAATAAACTCTGTTCAAAAAGTGAGTGTGCTTCTCTTTGGATTATATTCTTGTGCACATGAGTTAGTAATTTACTCCAGTGAAGGCTGGGGTTGTTACAGCTGCTGGTGTTGTTACAGCTGCTGGTGTGACAGCCCTGCGCTCTGGGGCCGTGACAAGGCTACAGTATTTTCTTGAAGCCAGCACGCAGCCTTTCAGGGCCagaaattcagtgaaaaatcGAGTTTTGCTGTTCCAGAAGCACTGATGTGAATCTTAAAATCGAGGCAGTACCAAAGGGACTTGCTCTATCAAGGAGGCAACGTGGGCAGGAATAATAGTCACCTCTGCCAAGAGCACGGTACACATCTCAGTCTCAAGTGCAGGGCTGCAAGAAATCTCTGTGTTACCCTGTTAGAACAAAAAGGAGTCATTGCAGAGTTCTTTTGAGTGATATAACTGCTGGGAGATGAGAAATTGCTAGCCTTGGTTTTAAGTACAACTGGTACTCAAAAGTCTTAGCTGTAGCTTTTAAGTGAGAAAATgaccaaccaaacccaaacatgtcTGGTTCCTTTCTCTCTCACAAACTTAAAGACAAATGAATGATCCTGTGTAGTGAGTGAGCTGtatggaaacaaacaaacaaacaaaataacgAAGTGACATTAAAGAATTTGAAGTTTGGTAACTCTGTCTTCAGGGCACTTTTCTCACACAGAAACCACTTCTGTTTTAGTGAATTCCAGTGATAAATTAAAGATGAGTGGTACTGtttaaggaagaggaaaaacagccAAACTGCTACAAAATCAGCATTGGGACAGATATTCATTGTGTTTCTGTTGACCTTGAAATTGCCCTCTTTGCATTTGACCTCGCACCTCATGTTCTCCCCCTCAACGGAAGAGATGAACCAAACTGCTACTGCAGCAGAGCTTCCAGAGCTTCCAGATTATTAAAAGTCCATGTTAAGGCTCTAATCAAACTCTCAAGGATAATACCttatgttattttcttccttacattGGTCTGTCATCCTAGTAAACTGAATCTTAGCACATTGATGACCCAGAGTGCTTACTGTTGCCCTCTAGAGACTTTCCCCTTCCTTCAGGTGCAGAGATGCTGCCCCAAGTTTTTCACTGTGGCATTTCACAGCAGTAGGGGTAAAGCACACCTTGAAGGCAAAAGCGACTGCTGTTGTGTCTGCATCATCTCTTAGGAATCAGATTAGAAATGCGAGCGCTGTTTCACTGTTACCTACCAGTTTATTTCAGGTAGTTCAGCAGATTAGCTTATCTGTGGGATTGATGAGAAACAGAGAGGGAGGATTTTAACCACTGAATCATCTTCCCCTGACCTGCCCACCTGTTAGTTTCTTAGAGGAGGAGGGACATTAACTGTCAAACTACAGTAGTAGAAAACCCAAGGATATGAATGATAAAAATGTCCAACAAGGAAGATGAGTGTGGCCCCATACTTCTACAAGAAAACAAGTGTTATTCCCATGTTCACAATGCATgtaagcaataggacaagggagaatggctttaaattggaagggagggaagatTTGAAtcagatgttaggaaaaaattattcacaatgagggcagtgaggcactggcaggcgttgcccagggaagctgctgatgccaggttggatggggactttGACATCCTgttctggtgggaggtgtcattgcccagagcaggggagttggaaatggatgatctttaaggtcctttccaacctaaaccattctatgattctatgttactGTTAACCCAAACATCCATTTTGATACAAGGACCCAGAAGCAAGAACAGACAGACATATATATAGACAAGTAAATGTGAAAACACCGATTTAGAAAATACAGTTagataaaaacatttaatgAGACAAGTCAGGTTGTCTTCTGCTCGTCCTTAATAatctcaagaagaaaaaaatgtgtagaaaaGGTAGAAGCATCCAAGCTAAGGGGAAAAGTCTTGATACAGGTTTTTTATATACAAATCCTTAGTGTGCATACCTATTTTTTGCAATATATAAAGATGAGGACAGCTGACAAAGCATTCATAATCTCACTAGCAATGTGTAGTTCCTCTAAAAGCAATTCCCCCACTTTGTGTCCCTGAACATTTCCTAGGATTGTGTATGCTTGTTCCAAGAGAGATGGCGATACCAagaat containing:
- the MRPL17 gene encoding large ribosomal subunit protein bL17m, with amino-acid sequence MRLSVAAAISHGRVFRRLGLGPRSRLDLLRNLVTALVRHERIEAPWARADEMRGYAERLIDYAKLGDTNERAMQMANFWLTEKDLIHKLFKVLAPRFQPHPGSYTRLLQIPNRDNLDRAKMAVIELKGNPLPPLIRPRRDTEKTLLNQLLKGYREDMQRAAAAHSPEGTPL